The segment CTTGAACGTGCCGTCGATCGCCGCGTCCATCATGTTCGGAATGCGCAGGCCGGGGTCGTTGTCCAGCTTCACGCCCCAGATCGACTCGAAGAGCTCGCGCACCGCGTCGTTGGAGACGTGCCGGTAGCCCGGAAATTCATGCGGGAAGGAGCCCATGTCGCAGGAGCCCTGGACATTGTTCTGCCCGCGCAGCGGGTTCACGCCGACGCCCTCGCGGCCGATATTGCCGGTCGCCATGGCGATGTTGGCGATGGCCATGACGGTGGTCGAGCCCTGGCTGTGCTCGGTGACGCCGAGGCCGTAATAGATCGCGGCATTGCCTCCCGTCGCATAGAGCCGGGCCGCGGCGCGGATCGTCTCGGCCGGCACGCCGGTGATCTTCGCGACGACCTCGGGGCTGTTGCGCTCCTCGGAGACGAATTTCGCCCAGGTAGAGAATTCGGCCGGGTCGCAACGTTCCTGCACGAAGGCTTCGTTGACGAGGCCCTCCGTCACGATGACATGCGCGAGGGCGTCGAGCATCGCGACATTAGTGCCGGGCCGCAGCGGCAGATGATAATCTGCCTTGATATGCGGCGACTTCACCAGATCGATTTGGCGCGGATCGATGACGATGAGCTTGGCGCCGGCACGCAGGCGCTTCTTCATATGCGAGCCGAAGACGGGATGCGCATCGGTCGGGTTGGCGCCGATCACCAGAACGACATCGGTATATTCGATGGAGTCGAATTCCTGCGTGCCTGCCGACGTGCCAAAGGCCTGACCGAGGCCGTAGCCGGTCGGTGAGTGGCAGACGCGCGCGCAAGTGTCGACATTGTTGTTGCCGAAGCCGGCGCGGACCAGCTCCTGCACGAGATAGGTTTCCTCGTTGGTGCAACGCGAGGAGGTGATGCCGCCGACGGAGGCGCGGCCGTATTTCGCCTGGATACGCTTGATCTCAGAGGCCGCATAATTGATCGCCTCGTCCCAGGAGACTTCACGCCAGGGATCGGAAATCTTTTCGCGGATCATCGGCTTGAGGACGCGATCCTTGTGGGTCGCATAACCCCAGGCGAAACGGCCCTTGACGCAGGAATGGCCGTGGTTGGCCTTGCCGTCCTTATAGGGGACCATGCGAACCAGTTCGTCGCCGCGCATCTCCGCCTTAAAGGTGCAGCCGACGCCGCAGTATGCACAGGTCGTGACGACCGAATGTTCCGGCTGGCCGATATCGTAGAGCGATTTCTCGGACAGCGTCGCGGTCGGGCAGGCCTGCACGCAGGCGCCGCAGGAAACGCATTCGGAATCGAAGAAATTCTCCATCTGGCCGGGCGAGATGCGGCTCTCGAAGCCGCGGCCGTCGACCGTCAGGGCGAACGTGCCTTGTGTTTCCTCGCAAGCGCGGACGCAGCGGTTGCAGACGATGCACTTCGACGCGTCGTAGGTGAAGTAAGGATTGGAAGTGTCTTTCTGGCTCTTGAGGTGATTCTCACCTTCGTAGCCGTAGCGGACTTCGCGCAGGCCGACGACGCCGGCCTGTGTCTGCAATTCGCAATTGCCGTTAGCGGCGCAGGTGAGGCAATCGAGCGGGTGGTCGGAGATATAAAGCTCCATCACGCCGTTGCGTAGATTCTTCAGTCGTGGCGTCTGCGTGTGGACGACCATGCCCGGCCCCACGGGCGTGGTGCAGGAGGCCGGCGTTCCGTTGCGGCCTTCGATCTCGACGAGACAGAGACGGCAGGAGCCGAAGGCATTGATGCTGTCGGTGGCGCAGAGCTTGGGGATCTGGTTGCCGATCTCCATCGCCGCGCGCATGATCGAGGTTCCGGCCGGCACCGTCACTTTCGCGCCGTCGATCGTCAGCTCGACGGTCTCGGCCGATTTCGAGGCGGGCGTGCCGTAATCGATCTCATGGATGAGAGACATTATGTTCTCCTCATTCCGCCGCGATCGCCGCGTGGGGTTTGAAATCCTCAGGGTAGTGACGCATTGCACTCAGGACGGGATAGGGGGCAAAGCCTCCCAGCGCGCAAAGCGATCCGAACTTCATCGTCTGACAAAGATCTTCCAAAAGCCTTAGATTGGCTTCGACATGGATACCTGCCAGGATCTTGTCGATCACTTCCTGGCCGCGCGTCGAGCCTATCCGGCAGGGCGTGCACTTGCCGCAGCTCTCGATCGCGCAGAATTCCATCGCGAACCGCGCCATCGTGAGCATGTCGACCGTATCATCGAAAACGACGATGCCGCCGTGGCCGATCAGGCCGTCCTTGGCCGCGAAGGCCTCATAATCGAAGGGCGTGTCAAAGAGGGCGGGCGGGAAATAGGCGCCGAGCGGGCCGCCGCATTGCACGGCGCGGACCGGACGGCCGGACGCGGTGCCGCCGCCAATGTCCTCGACGATCTCGCCGAGCGTCAGGCCGAAGGCGGTTTCGAACAGGCCGCCGTAGCGGATATTGCCGGCGAGTTGCAGCGGCATCGTCCCGCGCGAGCGGCCCATGCCGAAGTCGGCATAGGCTTTAGCGCCGTGCGCGAGAATGAAGGGCGCGGTCGCGAGCGAGAGCACGTTGTTGATGACAGTCGGCTTCTGGAAGAGGCCGTTGATCGCCGGCAGCGGCGGCTTGGCGCGCACCATGCCGCGGCGGCCTTCGAGGCTTTCGAGCAGGGCGGTTTCCTCGCCGCAAACATAAGCACCGGCGCCGACGCGCAGCTCGATGTCGAAGGCATGGCCGGAGCCGAGCACATCCTTGCCGAGATAACCGGCGGCGCGGGCGCGCTGGAGCGCCTCGTTAAAAGCCTTGATGCCGTGCGGATATTCGGAACGGCAATAGACGTAGCCCTTGGTCGCACCAACGGCGAGACCGCAGATGGTCATGCCTTCGATCAGCATGTAGGGATCGTCTTCGAGCACCATACGGTCGGCGAAGGTGCCGCTGTCGCCCTCGTCGCAATTGCAGACGACATATTTGCGGTCGGCCTTGGTGTCCGCGACCGTCTTCCATTTGACGCCCGTCGGGAAGCCGGCGCCGCCGCGGCCGCGCAGGCCGGATTTGGTGATTTCGTCGACGATGGCTGCGCTGCCAATCTCGATGGCGCGCTTCAGGCCGAGCCAGCCTTCATGCGCGGCGTAATCCTCCAGCGACACCGGATCGGTGATGCCGCTGCGGGCAAACGTCAGGCGCGTCTGGCGCTTGAGAAAGGGGTGATCTTCCGGCTTGCCGATCCGCAGTGCGTGCGTGCCGCCATCAAGGAAGCCGGCGTCGAACAATGCGGCGACATCCTTGAGTGTGACCGGGCCATAGGCGATGCGCCCCGCGGGCGTTTCGACCTCAATCAGCGGCTCCAGGAAGAACATGCCGCGCGAGCCGTTGCGGACGATCGATACATCCGCGCCACGGGCCTTGGCGGTCGCGACGATAGCGGCGGCAATCTTGTCGGCGCCGAGCGCCAGGGCAACGACGTCGCGAGGGACGAAAACGCGGGTCATACGCTCTCCGCCTCCTCGATCACGCTCACCAGTTTGTCGGCGGTGAGCGCCGCGATCGGCTCGTCATCGAAGAGCGCCGAAGGGCCGTTGGCGCAGAGGCCGAGACAATAAACCGGCTCGACCGTAATGGCGCCGTCCTGCGTCGTGCCATGCCAATCGACGCCGAGATCGGCGAGGCAATGGCGGGCGACCGATTCGCTTCCCCGCGCCTGGCACGCCTCGGCGCGGCAAATCTTCAGCACGTGCTTGCCAGCGGGTTCGCGGCGAAAGTCATGATAGAAGGTGAGGACGCCATGCACTTCGGCGCGCGACAGGTTGAGCGCGTTCGCGATCAGCGGCACGGCAGTATCGTCGACGAAGCCGAATTCCTCAACGAAAGCATGAAGGATAGGCAGCAGCGGCCCCTCGAGCGCGAGATGCGCGTCGATAATCTCCTGGGCCCGTTGCGCGTCTAGGACGGCTGGCATGTTTCCACCTAAATCTGCCCGGCGATCCTTCGTGCCGCCGACGCAAGCCGTGTCACGCCATAGCTTGAACTTTGCCTTGGCGCGCCGACCTTAGATTAAGTCAAAAAAAGCATGGTCCCGCCCAACGCCCCAATCAATAAAGCGTCTCCGTTGGGCTATAGAAGATATCTATTAAAGTCGCGGTGCGATCAATTTTTTGGCTTCCGCGAACAGGGTCGCCGTCAGCGGCGTCATGGGTTCGCGCCGTGGCACGACCAAGCCGATCTGGTGGACGGCCTGCGGCTCGATGATGGGGATCGAGCGGATCGGCTCGGCGATCGAGAGGGTTTCGACCAGTTTTTCCGCCATGATGCTGGCCCACTGGCCGGTCTTCACATGGGCATAGAGCGCGATGACCGAATTTGATTCCAGCGTCGGCTCCGGACGCGCGCCGCCGGTACTCGCGAGCAATTGATCGACGATGCGGCGGTTCTGCATGTCGGGCGTGAGCAGACAAAGCGGAATACGCCCGACCTCCGCCCAGGTGACACTCTTGTTGTCGGCGAAGGGGCTGCCTGCGCTGGTCAGCAGGCGATATTGCTCGATATAGAGCGGCAGGCTGCGCACCGTGCCGAGCGGCTCGTTGTCGAGATAGGTGATGCCGGCATCGATCTCGAGATTGCTGATGCCTTGCAGGATTTCGTGCGAATTGGCCGAGGTGACGCTGAAGCGCACGCCCGGATGTTTGGCGCGAAAGGGCGTCGTCAGCGCCGCGACCATGCTGAGGGCTGTGGGAATGACGGCGATGCGCATAAGACCGGTGAGGCCGCTCTTGAGTGCACGAACCTCCTGACGCATGGCGCGGGAGTCGCCGACGATGCGCTTGGCCCATTCGAGCACCCGCTCGCCTTCGGAGGTCAGGCCGTGGAAGCGCGAACTGCGATTGACGAGCAGGACGCCGAGCGTCTCTTCGAGTTGTTTGATGCCGGCGGAAAGCGTCGGCTGTGTCACACCGCAGGCTTCGGCCGCACGACTGAAGCTCTGCTCGCGGGCGACGGCGATGAAAAATTCCAGTTTATCGATCAAGGCTCGACTTAACCAAAACAAACCGCGCCTTGGCCGGCGGGCGGTGGCGCCAAGGCTTGCTCCTTTGCGGGCGCGGGCGCAAGCCGGAATTCAGACCGCGCGAGGTAGAAAGGCCGGGATGTCCAGCCCAAGCCTGGAATAGAAAAGCACGTAAGCCTCGCCATAGGGATGCTCGCGCGCCGCGCGGATTTTCGCTGCGGCATCCGGCGCGGCCATTGCGGCGGCCGCAAGCGCGGCTTCGTGAAGCTGCAGGAAGGCGGAAAAGTCCAGGTCTTCGACATCGGCGCGCCCATGCAGGGCATAGATCGGCGTCGGCTGGCTGCGCCCGCGCAGCAGCGTTTCGCCGAGCGGCACGAAACGAAAGCCGGGGGCGGCCCGCATGGTCGTTTCCGCGACGACGATCGGAACACCGAGATGCTTGGTCGCTTCTTCGAGACGCGAGGCAACATTCACCGTGTCGCCGACGATCGAATAATCGAATCGCATGTCCGAGCCCATATTGCCGACAAAAGCCTCGCCGGTGTTGATGCCGATGCCGAGTTCGATCGGGCGCGTCTCGATGCCGGTTTGCACAAGATGCGCGTTGAGCGCGGGCAGGGCGGCGCGCATCGCCAGAGCCGCGGCGCAGGCGTGCTCGGCATGGTTCGGCACATCGATCGGAGCATTCCAGAAGGCCATCAGGCCGTCGCCGAAATATTTGTCGATGGTGCCGGCTTCAACGAGGACGGATTGCGTCAGCGGCGTCAGGACGCCGTTCAGGAATTGTACGACCTCGACGGCCGAGAGACCTTCCGAACGGCGGGTGAAGTCGCGCACGTCGGCGAAGAGCACGGAGACATCTCGCGCCTCGCCGCCGAGTTCGAGCCTGCTCGGGTCTTTGGCGAGCCGCTCGACAAGCGCCGGGGCGAGATAGCGCGAGAAGGCTTTGCGGACGAATTCACGCTGGCGCTCGCTGCGGCGATAAACGGCAATCGTCATCGCCGCATAGGCAAGGACCCAGGTCGCGCCGGGCATCAGCGCATCGAAGAGAAGGCCGGTGCGCGAGAAGGCATAGAAGCTCGCGAACGCGAGCCCCTCAAGCGAGAGCAGCAGCACGGTGACGGCGGCGACCGGCTTGGTGAAACGCGCCAGCAGCGACATGATGGCGCCGCCCAGCACAACCAGCAGCGCTTCAAGGCCGGGCGCATAATCAGGCCGCGCCAGGCGCGTGCCTGAAAGAACATGCTCCAGCAGTTCGGCATGGATGTCGACGCCCGGCACCGCGGCTTCGAGCGGCGTCGAGCGAATATCGGCGAGCGCACTGGCGCTGGACCCGATCAGGACAATGCGTCCGGCGATATCGTCGTTGGCGACCTTGCCGGCGAGGACGCGCCAGGCGGAGATGTGCCGTGCGGCCTTGGTGCCGGCGTAATGCACGCGCACGGCCCCGTCGGATTCGGTGGCGATCTCAAGCGCGCCAATCTTGACGCTAACGACGCCAGTTCGCGCGCCAAAGCCGCCTGTGTCCGAGGCGTTCGAGGATTTGATCAGGATCGTCGAGGCATGCTGGGCGACGCGGAGAATTTCCGCATCGAGCGAGGGCACCAGCGCGGCATTGGCGCCCTGGGTGAAGACCAGCGGCACTTTGCGGACGATGAGATCGCGATCCGGCGCCCAGTTGATGCTGCCGAGCCCGGCGGCCGCGTTTTGCAAATCCGGCAGGGGCAGAATGGCGCCGCGGAAGTTGAGCAGGAACGGCCGCGGATCATCGCCCAAGGTGGCGAAGCCGGATTTTACCGAAACTTCGTCGCTGTTGCCGTTGGTCAGGACGAGCGTGAGGACGCTGGGGCCGCTGGCAAGGACCTGCGTCAGGCTGTTGTCCTGCATCAGGCCGCGCGCCGCAAGCGCATCGCCGAGCGCCTTGCGCTCGGGGACGTCCGGCAATTGCGCGATGAGATTTTGCGGCGCCGCGCGATCCTGCTCGGAAAAAAGGATGTCGAAAGCGACGACTGCCGCGCCTTGCGCAAAAAGATGGCGGGCAAGATCGGCGAGGCGGTGGCGCGGCCAGGGCCATTGGCCGAGCCGCGCCAGAGAGGAATCATCGATATCGACCACGCGGACCGGAAGATCCGGCAGATAGCGGCGCGGCTCGACCTGCTGGTCATAATCGAAGACGAGATTGCGCAGACGCTCGACGAGCGGCGGACTCTCGAGGCAGAGCAGCAGGCCCAGGCCGATCGGCAAAGCCCAGACCAGTGCGCCCGGCAGAGACCGGACAAGCGGGGAAATCCACGCCGCGATCGTTTTGCCCGGCGAGGCCGCTAGCAAAGCGTCACCCTGATCGGGACATGATCGGACGGCTTGTCCTTACCACGCCGCTCCTTGTCGATGACGACTTCGGTCAGCCGGTCGGCGGCGCGTGGCGAGAGCAGGACGTGATCGATACGGATGCCGCGATCGCGCTGCCAGGCGCCGGCTTGATAATCCCAGAATGTATAAAGGCCGCCGGCATCGGTCGTCGCCCGCAAGGCATCGGTGAAGCCGAGATTGAGCAGCGTATGAAAGCGCGCGCGCGTCTGCGGCAGATAGAGCGCATCGCCCGCCCAGGCGGCGGGATCGAAGCAATCGCGCGCGGCGGGTATGACATTGAAATCGCCGGCGAGCACGAGAGGTTCTTCGAGCGCGAGCAGATTGCGCGCATGTGCGGCAAGCCGGTCCATCCAGGCAAGCTTGTAGGTATATTTGTCCGTCTCCGGCGGATTGCCGTTCGGCAGATAAAGCGAGGCGATGCGGACAATACTGTCGCCGTCGATAACCTCCGCCTCGATATAGCGGGCGTGTTCATCGCTCTCGTCGCCGGGCAGGCCGCGGGTGACTTCAAGCGGCTGCTTCGAGAGGATCGCGACGCCGTTGAAGCCCTTCTGTCCATGCACGGCGATATTGTAGCCGCAGGATTCGACCTCGGCATAAGGAAAAGCCGCGTCGACACATTTCAATTCCTGCAGGCAAATCACATCCGGCCCGATCTCGCGCAGATAGCGCAGCAGGTGCTCGGTCCTCTGGCGGATCGAATTGACGTTCCAGGTGGCGATTTGCATGGCGATGGGGCTGGTATCCAGGCTGCGGGTTGTCTCGGCCGCAGTCTAGCACGCCGGAGCCTGGCGCAAACCGTTGCGCCTCAGGCTCAGGAAAGGTGCGTCGGGGCGCGGTGCAGCCGGGGGCGCGAACGCTCCGGCAGGATGCCTTCGAGCAGGGCGGCGCGACGCAGCGGGCCGATGGCCGATATGGCGAAGGAGCCGAGGCCGCGCGCGAGATCGACTGGTAGAAAATCCGTGAGCATCGAGCGGTTCAGCACATCGACACCGCGGATGCGGATGTCGATGTCCGGCTCGCGCGCCGCAGCATAACGCCGAAGGGGCGCCGCGCCGCCGATATCTTGTCCGGCGGCGCGGGCGGCATCGACGCAAGAGACCAAAGCCGAGATATCGCGCAGGCTGAGATTGAGTCCCTGCGCGGCGAGCGGGGGAAAGGCATGCGCAGCTTCGCCGAGCAAAGCGATCCGGCGGCCGGTGAGATGTGCGACGCGCATCCCGGCCATCGGGAAGAAGCCGGCCTCGCTGTCGAGCCGCATGGCGCCGAAAATCTCCTCGACTTCGCCGGTGATCTCGGCGGCAAGGTCGGCGGCCGCGAGCGCCTTGCGGCGCTGGGCTTCCGCTGCCGAAATCAGCCAGACAAGGCTGGAGCGATGCGGCGCATCCGCTTTCGGCAGCAATGGCACGAGCGTGCAGGGCCCGCTGCGGGTGTGGAACTCGATAGATCGGTCGTGATGTGGCAGTTCATGCGCCAGCAACGCGGTCAGCGCGACTTGCGGATAGGTCCAGCGCCGCGTGCCGATTCCGGCCTTCTGACGGACCGTCGAGCGCTGGCCGTCGGCAGCGACGATGAGTTTGGCGGTGATCCGCCGGCCCGAGGTGAAATGCGCGCTGACGTCGTCTTCGCCATAAACGATATCGTCGAGCCATTCCTCGGTGAGGTGAATGTTCGGATTCTGAAGTGCCAGATCCGCTAGACGCGGAACGAGCTTGCTGTTCTCGATATTGGCGCCGAGTGCCTGAAGACCGATCTCCTCGGCCGCGAAGGTGAGGTTCTGGATCGGCACCGGCGCATTGGTGGCATCGATCAGCTCGATGGCCACGATCTTCGCGGCGATGTCACTCAGATGCGGCCAGAGCTTTTGCGACCGCAGGAAGCGCAGCGAGCCCTCGAACAAAGCGACGGTGCGGCCGTTGCCGGCGGCTTCGAGCGCGCCGACCGCAGCGACTTTATAGCCTGAGTTCGCCAGCGCCAGCGCCGCGGAAAGGCCCGCCGCGCCTGAGCCGACGACAAGGATATCGACAGTGATATCCGGCTCGGCCACGGCCTCGCTCAGCGCTGGTCGATCGGCACGTACAGGCGTTCCGCCGCGCCGGTGTAGAGCTGACGCGGGCGGCCGATCTTCTGGCTCGGATCCTCGATCATTTCCTTCCACTGGGCGACCCAGCCGGCGGTGCGAGCGACGGCGAAGAGCACCGTGAACATGGAAGTCGGGAAGCCCATCGCCTTCAGCGTGATACCGGAATAGAAGTCGATGTTCGGGTAGAGCTTCTTTTCGATAAAATATTCGTCGTGGAGCGCGATATGCTCAAGCTCCATCGCCACATCGAGCAGCGGATCGTCCTTCTTGCCCACCGCTTCAAGCACGGCGTGACAGGTCTTCTGCATGAGCTTGGCGCGCGGGTCGTAGTTTTTATAGACGCGGTGGCCGAAGCCCATGAGGCGGAACGAGTCGTTCTTGTCCTTGGCGCGGGCGATATATTTCGGAATGTTGTCGACCGAACCTATCTCTTCGAGCATTTTGAGGGCGGCTTCATTCGCGCCGCCATGTGCGGGGCCCCAGAGACAGGCGACACCCGCGGCGATACAGGCGAAGGGATTGGCGCCGGAGGAGCCGGCGAGACGCACCGTCGAGGTCGAGGCGTTCTGCTCGTGATCGGCGTGGAGGATGAAGATCTGGTCGAGCGCGCGCGCCAGAACCGGATTGACCTTGTAATCCTCGCACGGCACGGCGAAGCACATGCGCAGGAAGTTCGAGGTGTAGTCGAGCTCGTTCTTCGGATAGACGAAGGGCTGGCCGATCGAATATTTGTACGCCATCGCGGCGAGGGTCGGCAGTTTCGCGATCAGCCGCATGGAAGCGACCATCCGCTGCTTCGGCTCCGAGATGTTGGTGGAGTCGTGATAAAAGGCCGAAAGCGCGCCGACGGAGGCGACGAGAACGGCCATCGGATGCGCGTCGCGGCGGAAGCCCTGGAAGAACCGCGCAAGCTGCTCATGCACCATCGTGTGGCGGGTGATGCGATGCACCCAGTCGGCGCGCTGCGCCGGGGTCGGCAATTCGCCGTAAAGCAGAAGATAGGAGGTTTCGAGGAAGTCGCCCTGTTCGGCGAGTTGTTCGATCGGATAACCCCGATACAGCAGAACGCCCTTGTCGCCGTCGATATAGGTGATCTCGGATTCGCAGCTCGCCGTCGAGGTGAAGCCGGGATCGTAGGTGAACATCCCCGTCTGCGCATAAAGCTTGCTGATGTCGACGACGGAGGGCCCGATGTGTCCATCCTTGACCGGCAAATCGATCGACGTCTCGCCAACAGTGAACTTTGCCGCTGCGGGCGTGGACGTCTTGCTGGGTGCATCGAGCATGGAAGCCTGCCTTCTTATTTGGAACGTTCGACCGCGCTCAAACTGCCGGACAGCCGGTGTCCGGAGGACGGACGTGGTGCAATGCAATATCACCTATCGCATAGTTGGGTTGGGTTCAAGTTGCTTCGGGCGGTTTGCCGTCGCGCTATAATGCAAATTGTCAGCGGATTTGGTCGGCCAATCGGCCAAGGCTTTCGTCGCGCCCCAGCACACTGAAGACGTCGAAAATTCCGGGCGAAGTTGCCCGTCCGGTCAGCGCCGCGCGCAAAGGTTGGGCAACCTGACCGAGTTTGAGGTGCTTCTCCTCGGCGTATTTTCGCACAACCTCCTCTGTTGCCGCTGGGCTCCAGGCCACAAGCGCCGTCAGCCGCGGCAAAAGCTCCGCCAGATGCTGGCGTGACGATGCATCGAGGATGCCAGAAGCCGCCGCGTCGAGCGGTAAAGGCCGCTGGGCGAACAAAAACTGCGCGCCGTCGCGCAATTCGATCAGCGTTTTCGCGCGCTCTTTCAGGCCGGGCATGGCGGCGAGGAGCTTCTGCCGCATTGCGGTGTCGAACTGTTGCGGAAAGGCGCTGTTCTCCGGCAGATGGGGCAGGGTATCGATCAGGAGATCGGTCAGCGCCGCATCGCTCGTCGTGCGGATATAATGCCCGTTCATGTTTTCGAGCTTGGCGAAGTCGAATCGGGCCGGCGAGCGTCCGACATGGGCGAGATCGAACGCCGCGATCATCTCGTCGGTCGAAAAGAATTCCTGATCGCCGTGGCTCCAGCCGAGACGGACGAGATAATTGCGCAGCGCCGCCGGCAGATAACCCATCGCGCGATAGGCGTCGACGCCGAGTGCGCCGTGCCGCTTCGACAGTTTCGCGCCGTCGGCGCCATGGATGAGCGGAATATGCGCCATGCGCGGCACATCCCAGCCGAGCGCCTGGTAGATTTGCATCTGCCGCGCGGCGTTGGTGAGATGATCGTCGCCGCGGATGATGTGCGTGATGTCCATGTCGTGATCG is part of the Methylovirgula ligni genome and harbors:
- the gltX gene encoding glutamate--tRNA ligase, with translation MPQVVTRFAPSPTGFLHIGGARTALFNWLYARRLGGKMLLRIEDTDRERSTDAAITAILDGLKWLGLDWDGEAVHQFQRAARHREVAEQLLAAGRAYYCYATPQELDDMRAKARAEGKPPRYDGRWRDRPASDAPPGVKPVIRLKAPQTGETVLEDLVQGRVAWANENLDDFVLLRSDGTPTYMLAVVVDDHDMDITHIIRGDDHLTNAARQMQIYQALGWDVPRMAHIPLIHGADGAKLSKRHGALGVDAYRAMGYLPAALRNYLVRLGWSHGDQEFFSTDEMIAAFDLAHVGRSPARFDFAKLENMNGHYIRTTSDAALTDLLIDTLPHLPENSAFPQQFDTAMRQKLLAAMPGLKERAKTLIELRDGAQFLFAQRPLPLDAAASGILDASSRQHLAELLPRLTALVAWSPAATEEVVRKYAEEKHLKLGQVAQPLRAALTGRATSPGIFDVFSVLGRDESLGRLADQIR